From Actinomyces slackii, a single genomic window includes:
- a CDS encoding sulfate adenylyltransferase subunit 1 — MTTAETIQTVEGIETAEAAEALAAPQPSSLLRLATAGSVDDGKSTLVGRLLFDSKSVLRDQLAAVEQVSLDRGLTSADLALLTDGLRAEREQGITIDVAYRYFATARRSFILADCPGHVQYTRNTVTGSSTADVVVLLVDARNGVVEQTRRHLAVAALLRVPHVVVAVNKIDLVDYSAQVYTSIDAQVRQVAAELGVEEVHTLPTSALKGDNIVEPSTRTPFYQGPTLLGLLEELPGGNAEVDRPFRLRVQMVIRPQGAAPSPELRDYRGYAGPVASGRVRVGDEVVVLPSGGRSTVVGIDLADTELEEAQAGQSVTIRLADDLDISRGQTLAAVQGAPEPLSAVEAHVCWLSDEALRPRARVLLKHGTQTVQAMVVGIDGRLDLDDLTTIPAQRLELNDIGRIRLRLASPVPLADYASSRADGAFLLIDAQEGTTLAAGMARIPADAGPA, encoded by the coding sequence ATGACCACCGCTGAGACCATCCAGACTGTCGAGGGCATTGAGACCGCTGAGGCCGCGGAGGCCCTGGCCGCGCCCCAGCCCAGCTCCCTGCTGCGCCTGGCCACGGCCGGCAGCGTCGATGACGGCAAGTCCACCCTGGTGGGCCGCCTGCTCTTCGACTCCAAGTCCGTGCTGCGCGACCAGCTGGCCGCCGTCGAGCAGGTCAGCCTGGACCGGGGCCTGACCAGCGCCGACCTCGCCCTGCTGACCGACGGCCTGAGGGCCGAGCGCGAGCAGGGCATCACCATCGACGTGGCCTACCGGTACTTCGCCACCGCCCGGCGCTCCTTCATCCTGGCCGACTGCCCCGGGCACGTGCAGTACACCCGCAACACGGTCACCGGCTCCTCAACGGCCGACGTCGTGGTCCTGCTGGTCGATGCGCGCAACGGCGTGGTCGAGCAGACCCGCCGCCACCTGGCGGTGGCCGCCCTGCTGCGGGTCCCCCACGTGGTGGTGGCCGTCAACAAGATCGACCTGGTGGACTACTCCGCCCAGGTCTACACCAGCATCGACGCCCAGGTGCGCCAGGTGGCCGCCGAGCTGGGGGTCGAGGAGGTCCACACCCTGCCCACCTCGGCGCTCAAGGGCGACAACATCGTTGAGCCCTCCACGCGCACGCCCTTCTACCAGGGCCCCACGCTGCTGGGCCTCCTGGAGGAGCTTCCGGGGGGCAACGCGGAGGTGGACAGGCCCTTCCGCCTGCGCGTCCAGATGGTCATCCGCCCCCAGGGGGCCGCCCCCTCCCCCGAGCTGCGCGACTACCGCGGCTACGCGGGGCCGGTGGCCTCCGGCCGGGTGCGCGTGGGCGACGAGGTCGTGGTCCTGCCCTCGGGCGGGCGCTCGACGGTGGTGGGCATCGACCTGGCCGACACCGAGCTCGAGGAGGCCCAGGCGGGCCAGTCGGTGACCATCCGCCTGGCCGATGACCTGGACATCTCCCGGGGCCAGACCCTGGCCGCCGTCCAGGGCGCCCCCGAGCCCCTGAGCGCGGTAGAGGCCCATGTGTGCTGGCTCAGCGATGAGGCGCTCAGGCCCCGGGCCCGGGTGCTGCTCAAGCACGGCACCCAGACGGTTCAGGCCATGGTGGTGGGCATCGACGGCCGCCTGGATCTCGACGACCTGACCACGATCCCCGCCCAGCGCCTGGAGCTCAACGACATCGGGCGCATCCGCCTGCGCCTGGCCTCCCCGGTCCCGCTGGCCGACTACGCCTCCTCCCGCGCCGATGGGGCCTTCCTGCTCATCGACGCCCAGGAGGGCACCACCCTGGCGGCGGGCATGGCCCGCATCCCCGCGGACGCGGGCCCAGCCTGA
- a CDS encoding sulfite exporter TauE/SafE family protein: protein MRKLILLALVGLVAQLVDGALGMGYGVTSSSLLLLAGLSPALASASVHLAEIGTTLAGGTSHWRLGNTDMRLVARLGLPGAVGAFTGATLLSHLSTSSSTPITATLLALLGAYVLVRFAVRPPAGTGARRSPHGSRLLVPLGLVGGLVDATGGGGWGPVTTTTLMTQGRTAPRTVIGSVSASEFMVTVAASAGFLLGLGTSGLSLGVVAALLAGGLVAAPIAAWLVSRLPGPVLGTAVGGLIVATNLSTLLSWASAPTPVYSVGYTLLVVAWVGFLLLAVRRARAEAASIAMAARQAEATESTGIAGITEAAVSSVASEEAASGRADEQAAPRSRAQRRPAPVLASQGI, encoded by the coding sequence ATGCGCAAACTCATCCTCCTGGCCCTGGTGGGCCTGGTCGCGCAACTGGTCGACGGCGCCCTGGGCATGGGCTATGGCGTGACCTCCTCCTCGCTGCTGCTCCTGGCGGGGCTGAGCCCGGCCCTCGCCTCGGCCTCGGTGCACCTGGCGGAGATCGGCACGACCCTGGCCGGCGGCACCTCTCACTGGAGGCTGGGCAATACGGATATGCGCCTGGTGGCGCGCCTGGGCCTGCCCGGGGCGGTGGGGGCCTTCACGGGGGCCACGCTGCTGTCGCATCTGTCGACCAGCTCCTCGACACCGATCACGGCCACGCTGCTGGCCCTGCTGGGCGCCTACGTGCTGGTGCGCTTCGCGGTCCGGCCCCCGGCGGGCACGGGCGCGCGGCGCTCGCCCCACGGCTCCCGACTGCTCGTCCCCCTGGGCCTGGTCGGCGGGCTCGTGGACGCCACGGGCGGGGGCGGCTGGGGCCCGGTGACGACGACGACGCTCATGACCCAGGGGCGCACGGCCCCCCGCACCGTCATCGGCTCGGTCAGCGCCTCGGAGTTCATGGTCACCGTCGCCGCCTCAGCAGGATTCCTGCTGGGGCTGGGGACCTCGGGCCTGTCCCTGGGCGTGGTGGCCGCGCTGCTGGCCGGGGGCCTGGTGGCCGCGCCCATCGCCGCATGGCTGGTCTCGCGCCTGCCCGGGCCGGTGCTGGGGACCGCTGTGGGCGGGCTGATCGTGGCCACGAACCTGTCCACGCTCCTGTCCTGGGCCAGCGCTCCCACACCCGTCTACTCCGTGGGCTACACGCTCCTGGTCGTGGCCTGGGTGGGCTTCCTCCTGCTGGCCGTGCGCCGGGCCCGGGCCGAGGCGGCCAGCATCGCCATGGCCGCCCGCCAGGCCGAGGCCACCGAGTCCACCGGGATCGCCGGGATCACCGAGGCCGCAGTGTCTTCCGTGGCCTCCGAGGAGGCGGCCAGCGGGCGCGCCGATGAGCAGGCCGCTCCCCGGTCCCGCGCTCAGCGCCGCCCCGCCCCGGTGCTGGCCTCACAGGGCATCTAA
- a CDS encoding proteasome accessory factor PafA2 family protein, giving the protein MSAPMDRVTGLETEFAVFAAPAAPIHAPGAGERAASELPDVETAANLLFRHRPAGYRSNNLFLPNGGRLYLDIGSHPEYATAECQQVRDLVAQDQAGKRLLAQMAAGAEADLASRGTAARLHLLANNTDSAGHTYGCHESYSVPRSLDEEAVLPVLTSFLVTRPVLVGSGAVLKGTGAGRDEEDAAWGLSPRAPHLGSLTSADTTGQRALINTRDEPHADAARLRRLHVTCADTTIAEPTTGLRTALTLLLLDALEAGEDFTDLIVDSPLETLGALGTSAWGQAPAPTATGARSTAIDIQEAFIERLAGFLERQGGRPFLAGAEHLVTDLAPRVISALRRQDASGIDTEIDWAIKRRLMRAHRERHPELAGDELAALRSRVDLAYHDLHPGLGLAGRLEAQGLMARLCTPGEVEEAMTRPPATRAALRGAFIQACLDKGADFSVTWESLRLDSPPTTPVDLPDPLVRANEEASRLIARVEGLRREEMRQIDLVGRGGLGAPG; this is encoded by the coding sequence GTGAGCGCCCCGATGGATCGGGTCACCGGGCTGGAGACCGAGTTCGCCGTGTTCGCCGCCCCGGCCGCCCCCATCCACGCTCCCGGGGCGGGGGAGCGCGCCGCCTCCGAGCTGCCCGACGTCGAGACCGCCGCCAACCTCCTGTTCCGCCACCGCCCGGCCGGCTACCGCTCCAACAACCTCTTCCTGCCCAACGGCGGGCGCCTCTACCTCGACATCGGATCCCACCCCGAGTACGCCACCGCCGAGTGCCAGCAGGTGCGCGACCTGGTGGCCCAGGACCAGGCCGGCAAGCGCCTCCTGGCCCAGATGGCGGCCGGCGCCGAGGCCGACCTGGCCTCGCGCGGCACGGCCGCCCGCCTCCACCTGCTGGCCAACAACACCGACTCCGCCGGGCACACCTACGGCTGCCACGAGAGCTACTCGGTGCCCCGCAGCCTGGATGAGGAGGCGGTGCTGCCGGTCCTGACCTCCTTCCTGGTCACCCGCCCCGTCCTCGTGGGCTCGGGGGCCGTGCTGAAGGGGACCGGAGCCGGGCGGGATGAGGAGGACGCCGCCTGGGGCCTGTCCCCGCGCGCCCCTCACCTGGGCTCGCTGACCTCAGCGGACACCACCGGGCAGCGGGCCCTCATCAACACCCGGGATGAGCCCCATGCCGATGCCGCGCGCCTGCGCCGCCTCCACGTGACCTGCGCCGATACCACCATCGCCGAGCCCACCACGGGCCTGCGCACCGCCCTGACCCTCCTGCTGCTCGATGCCCTGGAGGCGGGGGAGGACTTCACCGATCTCATCGTGGACTCCCCGCTGGAGACCCTGGGGGCGCTGGGCACCAGCGCCTGGGGGCAGGCCCCGGCGCCCACCGCCACCGGCGCGCGGTCCACCGCCATCGACATCCAGGAGGCCTTCATCGAGCGACTGGCCGGATTCCTGGAGCGCCAGGGCGGTCGGCCCTTCCTGGCAGGCGCCGAGCACCTCGTGACCGACCTGGCCCCGCGCGTCATCTCCGCCCTGCGCCGCCAGGACGCCAGTGGCATCGACACCGAGATCGACTGGGCCATCAAGCGCCGGCTCATGCGCGCCCACCGCGAGCGCCACCCCGAGCTGGCGGGAGACGAGCTGGCGGCCCTGCGCTCGCGGGTGGACCTGGCCTACCACGACCTGCACCCGGGCCTGGGGCTCGCCGGGCGCCTGGAGGCCCAGGGGCTGATGGCCAGGCTGTGCACCCCAGGGGAGGTCGAGGAGGCGATGACCCGCCCGCCCGCCACCCGTGCGGCCCTGCGCGGGGCCTTCATCCAGGCCTGCCTGGACAAGGGCGCCGACTTCTCGGTGACCTGGGAGAGCCTGCGCCTGGACTCCCCGCCCACCACCCCGGTGGACCTGCCCGACCCGCTGGTCAGGGCCAACGAGGAGGCCAGTCGGCTCATCGCCCGCGTCGAGGGGCTGCGCCGTGAGGAGATGCGCCAGATCGACCTCGTGGGCCGTGGGGGCCTGGGCGCCCCCGGATAG
- a CDS encoding ubiquitin-like protein Pup encodes MSEFAQPSRSRYEDPAPDDAPEPGPAGPARGQGLDSVLDMIDDVLAVDAQEFVRGFVQKGGQ; translated from the coding sequence ATGAGTGAGTTCGCCCAGCCCTCCCGCAGCCGCTACGAGGACCCCGCCCCCGACGACGCCCCCGAGCCCGGCCCGGCCGGCCCCGCCCGTGGCCAGGGACTGGACTCCGTCCTGGACATGATCGACGACGTCCTGGCCGTCGACGCCCAGGAGTTCGTGCGCGGATTCGTGCAGAAGGGCGGCCAGTGA
- the arc gene encoding proteasome ATPase, protein MSTESTAPPSSQSPDQRLRELTEHVGVLSRKNTHLANALRAARTELATLHEDIEALQAPPLAHATVLAVDATERTADVSIAGRRHRVGIGPAVVASALHPGDDVVLNEHLVITTRIDSHRFGEVVTVKETYDDGTVLVLARHDEEQVLTLSGALTDRRPRVGDALVADLAVRMALRPVVRSEVEELVLEEVPDVAYEDIGGLGGQIELIRDAVELPFLHPDLYREHRLTPPRGVLLYGPPGCGKTLIAKAVAASLSGKDRGEAYFLNIKGPQLLDKYVGETERRIRVIFARAREKAATGVPVVVFFDEMDSLFRTRGSGRSSDVETTVVPQMLAEIDGVDELDNVVVIGATNREDMIDPAILRPGRLDVKIHIGRPDAAGAAEILATYLTADLPLDEELLHSAGGAQAAVRSLIDQVVTRLYTRSRATEMVELTHADGQVEVLHVADLVSGAMLANIVDRAKKAAVKDLVTTGRRGLTPHHLQSAVVEEIAENEGLPATVHPDDWARVSGRRGAPVVSMRVLHRERAQSET, encoded by the coding sequence ATGTCTACGGAGTCGACCGCGCCGCCCTCCTCCCAGAGCCCCGATCAGCGCCTGCGCGAGCTGACCGAGCATGTCGGCGTGCTCAGCCGCAAGAACACCCACCTGGCCAATGCGCTGCGCGCGGCGCGCACCGAGCTGGCCACCCTCCATGAGGACATCGAGGCCCTCCAGGCCCCGCCCCTGGCACACGCCACCGTGCTGGCGGTGGACGCCACCGAGCGCACCGCGGATGTCTCCATCGCCGGGCGGCGCCACCGGGTGGGCATCGGCCCGGCCGTGGTGGCCTCCGCCCTGCACCCGGGCGACGACGTCGTCCTCAACGAGCACCTGGTCATCACCACGCGCATCGACTCCCACCGCTTCGGCGAGGTGGTCACCGTCAAGGAGACCTACGACGACGGCACCGTCCTGGTCCTGGCCCGCCATGACGAGGAGCAGGTCCTCACCCTGTCCGGGGCCCTGACCGATCGCCGCCCCCGAGTGGGCGACGCCCTGGTGGCCGACCTGGCCGTGCGCATGGCGCTGCGCCCCGTGGTGCGCTCCGAGGTCGAGGAGCTCGTCCTGGAGGAGGTCCCCGACGTCGCCTACGAGGACATCGGGGGCCTGGGCGGCCAGATCGAGCTCATCCGCGACGCCGTCGAGCTGCCCTTCCTCCACCCCGACCTCTACCGCGAGCACCGCCTGACGCCCCCGCGCGGCGTCCTGCTCTACGGCCCCCCCGGATGCGGCAAGACCCTCATCGCCAAGGCGGTGGCCGCCTCCCTGAGCGGCAAGGACCGCGGCGAGGCCTACTTCCTCAACATCAAGGGCCCCCAGCTGCTGGACAAGTACGTGGGGGAGACCGAGCGGCGCATCCGCGTCATCTTCGCCCGCGCCCGGGAGAAGGCCGCCACCGGGGTGCCCGTGGTCGTCTTCTTCGACGAGATGGACTCCCTGTTCCGCACCCGCGGCTCGGGCCGCTCCTCGGATGTCGAGACCACCGTGGTGCCCCAGATGCTCGCGGAGATCGACGGCGTCGACGAGCTGGACAACGTCGTGGTCATCGGCGCCACCAACCGCGAGGACATGATCGACCCGGCGATCCTCAGGCCCGGCCGCCTGGACGTCAAGATCCACATCGGCCGCCCCGATGCCGCCGGCGCCGCCGAGATCCTGGCCACCTACCTGACCGCCGACCTCCCCCTGGACGAGGAGCTCCTCCACTCCGCCGGTGGGGCGCAGGCCGCCGTGCGCAGCCTCATCGATCAGGTCGTCACCCGCCTCTACACCCGCTCGCGCGCCACCGAGATGGTCGAGCTCACCCACGCCGACGGGCAGGTCGAGGTCCTTCACGTCGCCGACCTGGTCTCCGGGGCGATGCTCGCCAATATCGTGGACCGCGCCAAGAAGGCCGCCGTCAAGGACCTGGTCACCACCGGCAGGCGCGGCCTGACCCCCCACCACCTTCAGAGCGCCGTCGTCGAGGAGATCGCCGAGAACGAGGGTCTGCCGGCCACCGTCCACCCCGATGACTGGGCCCGCGTCTCCGGGCGCCGTGGCGCCCCCGTGGTGTCCATGCGCGTCCTTCACCGCGAGCGCGCCCAGAGCGAGACATGA
- a CDS encoding ABC transporter ATP-binding protein — MWSLLLRLVSPREMKAITAWFIASAVLQGLALGALIPFLRALYSRSESTTAWMVVLVVAGLCAMAVDMVAQTRSYRVSVYEICDTMISRIAEHVLALPLGWFSAARQAAVVNATSREINTLSHVTSLVIPNLCNAFIVPLVMIGVVAAVEWQIALIMALTIVPLYIIWRRMRTATTRANEIEDATAAVAAGRLIEFARLQPVLRASGLAESGWQPVREALAADADATAEGLRVKGRPAQAFHLVANASFALIMAVGLAAVSGHRLDVIAYLAVMAVTSRMLLPLTKAAMYSTEADNAIVALRAVNEILSAQPLPDPAPGCEASPHGSGIELRDVDFSYDEGRPVLDGVSLTAPAGRVTALVGPSGAGKSTVLRLVARFWDTGTGSVTIGGADVEDLGTAAVMGLTSMVFQEVYLFDTTIRENLRIARPQATQEELDRAARRARLDGVIESLPDGWDTRVGPAGTSLSGGERQRVAIARAFLKDAPILLLDEITSALDGENESAIAEVVRELSVGRTVLMVAHRISTIQRADEVVFLQPGPDGARVAQRGRPEELGSVDGPYRDFLRAAEDSARWRLAGR, encoded by the coding sequence ATGTGGAGCCTGCTGCTGCGACTGGTCAGCCCGCGCGAGATGAAGGCGATCACCGCCTGGTTCATCGCCTCGGCCGTCCTTCAGGGACTGGCCCTTGGCGCCCTCATCCCCTTTCTGCGCGCGCTCTACTCCCGCTCTGAGTCAACCACCGCGTGGATGGTGGTGCTCGTCGTGGCGGGCCTGTGCGCGATGGCCGTCGACATGGTCGCCCAGACCCGCTCCTACCGGGTCAGCGTCTACGAGATCTGCGACACCATGATCAGCCGCATCGCCGAGCACGTCCTGGCGCTCCCCCTGGGCTGGTTCTCCGCGGCACGCCAGGCCGCCGTGGTCAACGCGACCTCCAGGGAGATCAACACGCTCTCCCACGTGACCTCGCTGGTCATCCCCAACCTGTGCAATGCCTTCATCGTGCCGCTGGTCATGATCGGCGTCGTCGCCGCCGTGGAGTGGCAGATAGCCCTCATCATGGCGCTGACCATCGTGCCCCTTTACATCATCTGGCGGCGCATGAGGACGGCAACGACGCGCGCCAATGAGATCGAGGATGCCACGGCCGCCGTCGCCGCGGGCAGGCTCATCGAGTTCGCCCGCCTCCAGCCGGTGCTGCGCGCCTCGGGGCTGGCAGAGTCGGGTTGGCAGCCGGTGCGCGAGGCGCTGGCGGCCGATGCCGACGCCACTGCCGAGGGACTGCGCGTCAAGGGCAGGCCCGCGCAGGCCTTCCACCTCGTGGCCAATGCCTCCTTCGCCCTCATCATGGCGGTGGGGCTCGCCGCGGTGAGCGGGCACCGCCTCGATGTCATCGCCTACCTGGCGGTCATGGCCGTCACCTCGCGCATGCTCCTGCCGCTGACCAAGGCCGCCATGTACTCCACCGAGGCGGACAATGCCATCGTCGCCCTGCGGGCCGTCAACGAGATCCTGTCCGCGCAGCCGCTGCCCGATCCCGCGCCCGGGTGCGAGGCCTCGCCCCATGGCAGCGGCATCGAGCTGCGGGACGTGGACTTCTCCTACGACGAGGGTCGTCCAGTGCTCGACGGCGTGAGCCTGACCGCACCGGCCGGACGGGTCACGGCGCTCGTGGGGCCCTCGGGCGCGGGGAAGTCCACGGTGCTGCGCCTGGTCGCCCGCTTCTGGGACACTGGCACGGGAAGCGTGACCATTGGGGGCGCGGATGTCGAAGATCTGGGAACGGCTGCCGTCATGGGGCTGACCTCCATGGTCTTCCAGGAGGTCTACCTCTTCGACACCACGATCCGGGAGAACCTGCGCATAGCCAGGCCTCAGGCCACGCAGGAGGAGTTGGACCGCGCCGCGCGGCGCGCCCGCCTGGACGGTGTCATCGAGTCACTGCCCGACGGGTGGGACACCCGTGTGGGGCCTGCGGGCACGAGCCTGTCCGGTGGGGAGCGCCAGCGGGTCGCGATCGCCCGGGCCTTCCTCAAAGACGCCCCGATCCTCCTGCTCGATGAGATCACCTCCGCCCTGGACGGTGAGAACGAGTCGGCCATCGCCGAGGTCGTGCGCGAGCTGTCGGTCGGGCGCACGGTACTGATGGTCGCCCACCGCATCTCGACGATCCAACGCGCCGACGAGGTGGTCTTCCTCCAGCCGGGGCCGGACGGCGCCCGGGTGGCCCAGCGCGGGAGGCCCGAGGAGCTGGGCAGCGTGGACGGCCCCTACCGGGATTTCCTGCGCGCTGCCGAGGATTCCGCGCGCTGGCGCCTGGCGGGACGGTGA
- a CDS encoding ABC transporter ATP-binding protein: MIVSAILTAIGAIVFIIPFVALHRMATIWLGESTATGWAGSTGAWAAVAVASLAASQVLYLAGLGITHAAEVRLRHGLRVRIVAALSGMPLGRVALVPRGAVRKMVCDDTSAIHTMVAHLPGDATNAVVSVLAGAVYLVWVDWRLALALLGLWGIALAGCAMLGMRGMSDITHRFGAAQTGLAAATVEMLEGIKEIKGFQAADSTRTRFNTARDQFSEISFEWVRASGRAMSLMTALLRPATVVATLAPLSVLFTSQGWTPLSATLPFFLLAPGLPEGAIALVSLMQHLYESRQAAQSTASLLQEDPMAQGRHAQGEGPQPGRVEVRDAVFSYTQGAPVLHGVSFIAEPGTVTALVGPSGGGKSTLARLVARFHDVDDGHVLVSGIDVRDTRLSWLGSQVAIVLQDVDLTHDSIHDNIALGRPGASRAEVEEAARAACIHDRIMRLAQGYDTVIGDKGGHLSGGERQRIALARAYLRDAPILVLDEATAQADPACERDVHLALSRLAAGRTVLIIAHRLSTIRDVDQILVLDRGRIVERGRHEQLMAANGRYARLWRTQSEGRGEDEDNESAPWPARGDKDGE, encoded by the coding sequence ATGATCGTCTCGGCCATCCTCACCGCCATCGGGGCGATCGTCTTCATCATTCCCTTCGTCGCCCTGCACCGCATGGCCACCATCTGGCTCGGGGAGTCCACCGCCACCGGCTGGGCCGGGAGCACCGGGGCATGGGCGGCCGTCGCGGTTGCCAGCCTGGCCGCCTCTCAGGTCCTCTACCTCGCGGGCCTGGGCATCACCCACGCCGCTGAGGTGCGACTGCGCCACGGGCTGCGAGTCAGGATCGTCGCCGCCCTGTCCGGCATGCCGCTGGGGCGCGTGGCACTCGTCCCCCGCGGCGCCGTCCGCAAGATGGTCTGCGACGACACCTCCGCCATCCACACCATGGTGGCTCACCTGCCCGGTGACGCCACCAACGCCGTTGTCTCCGTCCTCGCCGGAGCCGTCTACCTGGTCTGGGTGGACTGGCGTCTCGCGCTCGCCCTGCTGGGGCTGTGGGGAATCGCCCTGGCGGGGTGCGCCATGCTCGGGATGCGGGGCATGAGCGACATCACCCACCGCTTCGGCGCCGCTCAGACGGGGCTCGCCGCCGCAACCGTTGAGATGCTCGAGGGCATCAAGGAGATCAAGGGATTTCAAGCGGCGGACTCCACCCGCACCCGCTTCAACACCGCCCGGGACCAGTTCTCCGAGATCTCCTTCGAATGGGTCCGGGCATCCGGTCGGGCCATGAGCCTCATGACCGCGCTCCTGCGGCCTGCGACCGTCGTGGCGACCCTGGCTCCCCTGAGCGTGCTGTTCACCTCTCAGGGATGGACACCGCTGTCCGCGACGCTCCCCTTCTTCCTCCTGGCGCCCGGCCTGCCCGAGGGAGCGATCGCCCTGGTGAGTCTTATGCAGCACCTCTACGAGTCCCGCCAAGCCGCGCAGTCCACGGCATCCCTGCTCCAGGAGGACCCCATGGCGCAGGGCCGGCATGCCCAGGGGGAGGGACCCCAGCCCGGACGTGTCGAGGTCCGCGACGCCGTCTTCTCCTACACCCAGGGCGCCCCTGTGCTGCACGGGGTGTCCTTCATCGCCGAGCCCGGGACCGTCACCGCGCTGGTCGGCCCCTCGGGCGGGGGCAAATCCACCCTGGCCCGTCTCGTCGCCCGCTTCCACGACGTCGACGACGGGCACGTCCTCGTCTCCGGTATCGACGTGCGTGACACCCGCCTGTCCTGGCTGGGATCGCAGGTGGCGATCGTCCTGCAGGATGTTGATCTGACCCACGACTCCATCCACGACAACATCGCCCTGGGGCGCCCCGGGGCGAGCCGGGCCGAGGTGGAGGAGGCCGCCCGCGCGGCCTGCATCCACGACCGCATCATGCGCCTGGCCCAGGGCTACGACACCGTCATCGGCGACAAGGGCGGGCACCTGTCCGGCGGGGAGCGCCAGCGGATCGCCCTGGCCCGCGCCTATCTGCGCGACGCCCCCATTCTCGTCCTCGACGAGGCCACCGCCCAGGCCGACCCGGCCTGTGAGCGCGACGTCCACCTGGCCCTGTCCCGCTTGGCAGCCGGGCGCACCGTCCTCATCATCGCCCACCGCCTGTCCACCATCCGCGACGTCGACCAGATCCTCGTTCTCGACCGCGGCCGGATCGTCGAGCGCGGCAGGCACGAGCAGCTGATGGCGGCCAACGGGCGCTACGCGCGCCTGTGGCGCACCCAGAGTGAAGGGCGCGGAGAGGATGAGGACAACGAGTCCGCACCCTGGCCGGCCCGCGGCGACAAGGATGGTGAATGA
- a CDS encoding ABC transporter ATP-binding protein — protein sequence MSYTAPTGQQVLDRVSLKPPAGRLTLVCGASGSGKTTLVRLVNGLIPHFHHGERTGEVLIGGREVARIPLGEMGRFTATVFQNPATQFFTTTVADELAFAAQNYGVPPEEIIRRRLGALKELGLEDLADRDLRGLSGGQLQKVACAQALTQQAPVILLDEPTSNLDPEGIEGIRSVIARLKALKRTIIVAEHRVHFLGGLVDQAVVMDDGRIVRRMSGAELFSMGDAERRRLGLRSLTRPELPRRTCCGSPLEVVDVPAVRAAGASRARGPKERRGLVISDMVVERGGRRILDLEHLDFPEGRVTGIIGANGIGKTTLVRAICRLQRCQRRARIELDGRPLGRGQAFLVMQDVHRQLFAESVADEASAHRLQRLGLAALADRHPLSLSGGQKQRLVIATAIDQDARVIILDEPTSGVDHRHLLSIATELRALAAQGRVVIVVSHDDEFLAECADRIIRLL from the coding sequence GTGAGCTACACCGCTCCCACCGGGCAGCAGGTGCTGGACCGCGTGAGCCTCAAACCCCCCGCAGGTCGGCTCACGCTTGTGTGCGGGGCCTCCGGCTCCGGGAAGACCACACTCGTGCGCCTTGTCAACGGCCTCATCCCGCACTTCCACCATGGCGAGCGCACCGGGGAGGTCCTCATCGGTGGCCGGGAGGTCGCCCGGATCCCCCTCGGCGAGATGGGGCGCTTCACCGCCACAGTCTTCCAGAACCCCGCGACCCAGTTCTTCACCACGACTGTCGCCGACGAGCTCGCCTTCGCCGCCCAGAACTACGGGGTCCCTCCGGAGGAGATCATCAGGCGGCGCCTGGGCGCACTGAAGGAACTGGGGCTGGAGGATCTGGCGGACCGCGACCTGCGAGGCCTGTCCGGGGGCCAGCTGCAGAAGGTCGCCTGCGCCCAGGCCCTGACTCAGCAGGCCCCAGTCATCCTCCTCGACGAGCCCACCTCCAATCTGGATCCCGAGGGCATCGAGGGCATCCGGTCCGTCATCGCCCGGCTCAAGGCGCTCAAGCGCACCATCATCGTCGCCGAGCATCGCGTGCACTTCCTGGGCGGCCTGGTCGACCAGGCCGTTGTCATGGACGACGGCAGGATCGTGCGACGAATGAGCGGAGCCGAGCTGTTCTCCATGGGTGACGCCGAGCGCCGCCGCCTGGGCCTGCGCTCCCTGACCAGGCCCGAGCTCCCGCGAAGGACCTGCTGTGGCAGTCCCCTGGAGGTCGTGGACGTCCCCGCGGTTCGTGCGGCGGGGGCAAGCCGCGCGCGGGGGCCCAAGGAGCGCCGCGGCCTGGTCATCAGCGACATGGTGGTCGAGCGCGGCGGGCGCCGCATCCTCGACCTGGAGCATCTGGACTTCCCAGAGGGCCGGGTCACCGGGATCATCGGCGCCAACGGCATCGGCAAGACCACCCTGGTGCGCGCCATCTGCCGGCTCCAGCGCTGTCAGCGCCGGGCCCGCATTGAACTGGACGGCCGCCCCCTGGGCCGCGGTCAGGCCTTCCTGGTCATGCAGGACGTCCACCGCCAGCTCTTCGCCGAGTCCGTCGCCGACGAGGCCAGCGCCCACCGGCTCCAGCGCCTCGGCCTGGCCGCCCTGGCCGACCGCCACCCGTTGTCCCTGTCGGGAGGGCAGAAGCAGCGGCTCGTCATCGCCACCGCCATCGACCAGGACGCGCGCGTCATCATCCTCGATGAGCCGACCTCCGGAGTGGACCACCGCCACCTCCTGTCGATCGCCACCGAACTGCGCGCTCTGGCCGCTCAGGGGCGGGTCGTCATCGTGGTCAGCCACGATGACGAGTTCCTCGCCGAGTGCGCCGACCGCATCATCCGACTCCTGTGA